A window of Terriglobales bacterium contains these coding sequences:
- the hypF gene encoding carbamoyltransferase HypF — MSSAFSIRVRGVVQGVGFRPFVYRLAHSHALTGWVLNGGDGVEIHVEGSDAGLRAFLKDLATEAPAAASIAGIESRETEAAGLSEFTIRESQRRDRPTVHISPDLPVCNACLRELFEPANPRYRYPYINCTDCGPRYSVVLSLPYDRPNTTMRAWPLDQFCSREYHNTGNRRFHAQPVACPQCGPDYFLQQQKGETLSGNAAIRKTADLLRRGMIVAVKGIGGYHLACDARNATAVDGLRERKFRKEKPFALMAKDLAVANTLIDLTPEAELLLKSNARPIVLAGAKTRLPQVAPDNDGLGVMLPYTPLQYLLFDAGAPDVLVMTSANRSSEPIAYQDRDALDQLGGIADAFLIGERPIARRVDDSVARAGAFGPVILRRSRGYAPGAVASLPVEGPILAVGADLKNSITLVVNGQAFVSHHIGDLEYYEARRAFHATIEDLLAMYEVRRENLLVVHDSHPQYFSTQHALGLPAAERQSVQHHRAHIASVLAERAEWQKRVLGVSLDGTGYGDDGTIWGGEFFVGSIAEGFQRVAHLRPAFLPGGDAAAQFPVQAAAGFLAQLDHERDFTLRPFAFPARYHDAQNLIRRNVRCFRTTSFGRLFDAAAALLGFRRQITFEGQAAMWLEHLARQVRHAEPYPFPFADAGLDFRPLLAAVIKDRLRGRPLTRIARSFQRAIAQGLHGAATTLCRDCQVDTVVLSGGVFQNELLMLDLKELFQNAGLQVWTNHTVPPNDGGISLGQAALAAFQGPRHAHQNLQKHTNARRAALV, encoded by the coding sequence ATGAGTTCTGCCTTCTCCATCCGCGTGCGCGGGGTTGTCCAGGGCGTGGGATTCCGTCCTTTCGTCTACCGCCTGGCCCACTCCCATGCGCTGACCGGCTGGGTGCTGAACGGCGGGGATGGAGTCGAGATTCATGTGGAAGGCAGTGATGCGGGATTGCGTGCCTTCCTGAAGGATCTGGCCACCGAAGCCCCAGCCGCCGCGAGCATTGCAGGCATCGAATCGCGTGAAACAGAAGCCGCAGGTTTGTCGGAATTCACAATCCGTGAAAGCCAACGGCGAGACCGGCCTACGGTGCACATCTCGCCTGACTTACCGGTCTGTAATGCTTGCCTGCGCGAACTCTTCGAGCCTGCCAATCCACGCTATCGCTATCCCTACATCAATTGCACCGACTGCGGACCGCGTTACAGTGTGGTGCTGTCTCTCCCCTACGATCGGCCCAACACCACCATGCGGGCCTGGCCCCTCGACCAATTCTGCAGTCGCGAGTATCACAACACCGGCAACCGGCGCTTCCATGCTCAGCCTGTAGCTTGTCCCCAGTGTGGGCCAGACTACTTCTTGCAGCAGCAAAAAGGTGAAACGCTAAGTGGTAATGCAGCTATTCGAAAAACAGCAGATCTGCTGCGGCGAGGCATGATTGTCGCGGTGAAGGGAATTGGCGGCTATCACTTGGCTTGCGATGCAAGAAACGCCACGGCCGTGGACGGTCTGCGTGAGCGAAAGTTCCGCAAGGAGAAGCCGTTTGCGCTGATGGCGAAAGACCTTGCTGTTGCGAACACCTTGATCGACCTTACTCCTGAAGCAGAACTGCTACTCAAATCCAACGCCCGCCCTATTGTCCTCGCCGGCGCGAAAACCAGGCTTCCTCAAGTCGCTCCAGATAATGACGGATTGGGCGTGATGCTCCCATACACCCCATTGCAATACCTGCTGTTCGACGCGGGCGCTCCCGATGTCCTCGTGATGACCAGTGCCAACCGCTCCAGCGAGCCGATCGCGTATCAGGATCGTGATGCGCTTGATCAACTCGGCGGCATCGCCGACGCCTTCCTGATCGGCGAGCGTCCTATCGCCCGCCGCGTGGACGATTCGGTAGCTCGCGCCGGCGCCTTTGGCCCTGTCATCCTCCGCCGTTCTCGCGGATACGCCCCGGGCGCAGTCGCCAGCTTACCGGTTGAAGGTCCCATCCTTGCCGTAGGTGCCGATCTCAAGAACAGCATCACCCTGGTAGTGAACGGCCAGGCATTCGTCAGCCATCATATCGGAGACTTAGAGTACTACGAGGCACGCCGTGCTTTTCATGCCACTATAGAAGACCTGCTTGCGATGTATGAGGTGCGTCGCGAAAACCTTTTGGTCGTGCACGATTCACACCCGCAGTATTTTTCGACTCAGCATGCACTCGGACTTCCGGCGGCAGAGCGACAATCCGTGCAGCACCATCGTGCACACATTGCGTCGGTTTTGGCAGAGCGCGCCGAGTGGCAAAAACGCGTGCTGGGAGTGAGTTTGGACGGCACAGGCTACGGAGACGATGGCACGATTTGGGGCGGCGAATTCTTCGTCGGCAGCATAGCGGAAGGTTTTCAGCGGGTGGCTCACCTTCGGCCTGCCTTCCTCCCCGGTGGAGATGCCGCAGCGCAGTTTCCGGTCCAGGCTGCGGCGGGTTTTCTTGCGCAATTGGACCACGAACGGGACTTCACGCTCAGGCCGTTCGCCTTCCCTGCCCGTTATCACGATGCCCAGAACCTGATTCGCCGTAATGTGCGCTGCTTTCGCACAACTTCCTTCGGAAGGCTGTTTGATGCCGCGGCGGCACTGCTTGGCTTCCGTCGCCAAATCACTTTTGAAGGGCAGGCTGCGATGTGGCTCGAACATCTCGCGCGCCAGGTCAGACACGCAGAGCCGTATCCATTTCCATTTGCGGACGCCGGGCTGGACTTCAGGCCACTGCTCGCTGCTGTCATCAAGGACCGCCTGCGAGGACGACCTCTCACTCGAATCGCGCGCTCCTTCCAGCGAGCTATAGCCCAGGGCTTGCATGGAGCCGCGACAACGCTCTGCCGGGACTGCCAGGTGGATACTGTAGTCCTGTCCGGCGGCGTTTTTCAGAATGAGTTATTGATGCTGGATCTGAAGGAGCTGTTCCAGAACGCGGGCTTGCAGGTATGGACCAATCACACGGTGCCCCCCAACGACGGTGGGATCAGCCTGGGGCAGGCAGCACTTGCGGCTTTTCAAGGCCCGCGGCATGCCCACCAGAATCTGCAAAAGCACACTAATGCACGTCGCGCTGCGCTCGTTTGA
- a CDS encoding acyl-CoA thioesterase, which translates to MSSPGEVLLQPRPIRESASEMVEIVLPNDANPLGALLGGRLMHWIDMAGALAAHRHSRNYVVTASIDHLDFLTPVHVGDLVILQSQVNRAFHTSMEVGVKVLVENYITGTRQHVSSAYLTFVAIDRHGRRLPVPAVIPESGEEKRRYEDAGRRRHLREQERARKQDQNSVRA; encoded by the coding sequence ATGAGCTCCCCGGGTGAGGTTCTGCTGCAACCGCGACCGATCCGCGAGTCAGCCTCCGAGATGGTGGAAATTGTATTACCCAACGATGCCAACCCTCTGGGCGCGCTGCTTGGCGGGAGACTGATGCACTGGATCGACATGGCTGGTGCACTTGCGGCTCATCGTCACTCGCGCAATTACGTAGTCACCGCCTCTATCGACCACCTGGATTTCCTGACACCGGTGCATGTGGGCGACCTGGTGATTCTGCAGTCGCAGGTGAATCGCGCGTTTCATACTTCGATGGAAGTGGGGGTAAAGGTGCTGGTGGAGAACTACATTACCGGAACGCGCCAGCACGTCAGCTCGGCTTATCTGACGTTCGTTGCCATCGATAGGCATGGCCGCCGGCTGCCTGTCCCTGCGGTTATTCCGGAATCCGGTGAAGAAAAACGGCGCTACGAGGACGCCGGCCGCCGTCGGCATTTGCGAGAGCAGGAGCGCGCCCGTAAACAGGACCAGAACTCTGTGCGCGCGTGA
- a CDS encoding alcohol dehydrogenase yields MARMKAAQIATPGGEWQLVEREIPEPGSGQVRIKVEACGICHSDMVVKEGIWPGLQYPRIPGHEVAGRIDAIGKNVEGWLKGQRVGVGWHGGHCFHCEACRRGDFILCQFEKITGVSHDGGYAEYMIAPAESVAAMPDELGAEEAAPLLCAGITTFNALRNAGARAEDLVAIQGIGGLGHLGIQFASKLGFTTVAIGRGKDKEPLARQLGAKHYVDSAVDVAGQLKQLGGARVILATAPDSKAISALMDGLGLNGKLLIVAVPNEPLAVNLLPLILGRRSIQGWPSGTAKDSEDTLQFSALSGVRPMIERFPLEQVSEAYSRMERGQARFRVVLTMK; encoded by the coding sequence ATGGCACGAATGAAGGCAGCGCAGATAGCAACTCCAGGAGGCGAGTGGCAGTTAGTGGAACGCGAAATTCCCGAGCCCGGCAGCGGGCAGGTCCGGATCAAAGTGGAGGCTTGCGGCATTTGCCACAGCGACATGGTAGTTAAGGAAGGCATCTGGCCGGGCCTACAGTATCCACGCATCCCGGGACATGAGGTGGCGGGTAGAATCGATGCCATCGGCAAGAATGTAGAGGGATGGCTTAAGGGCCAGCGTGTGGGCGTGGGATGGCACGGCGGTCACTGCTTCCACTGCGAGGCTTGCCGCCGCGGCGATTTCATTCTCTGCCAGTTCGAAAAGATTACAGGTGTTTCTCACGACGGCGGCTACGCCGAATACATGATCGCTCCGGCGGAGTCGGTGGCTGCCATGCCGGATGAGCTGGGGGCGGAGGAGGCCGCTCCGCTGCTCTGCGCTGGGATCACAACCTTCAATGCGCTGCGTAACGCCGGCGCCAGGGCCGAGGACCTGGTAGCCATCCAAGGCATAGGGGGATTAGGCCATCTCGGCATCCAGTTCGCCAGCAAATTGGGATTCACCACGGTGGCTATCGGCCGGGGAAAAGATAAAGAGCCCCTGGCGCGACAATTGGGCGCGAAGCACTATGTCGATAGCGCCGTCGATGTGGCAGGCCAGCTTAAACAACTTGGAGGCGCGCGAGTCATCCTGGCGACCGCGCCTGACAGCAAAGCCATCAGTGCTTTGATGGATGGTCTCGGCCTTAATGGAAAGCTTTTGATCGTGGCGGTGCCCAACGAGCCCCTGGCTGTAAACCTGCTTCCGTTGATTCTGGGCAGACGCTCGATTCAGGGGTGGCCCTCAGGCACGGCGAAGGATTCAGAGGACACGCTGCAATTCAGCGCGCTCAGCGGAGTTCGCCCCATGATCGAGCGATTTCCTTTGGAGCAGGTGAGCGAGGCCTATTCGCGCATGGAGCGCGGACAAGCGCGTTTCCGGGTGGTTCTGACGATGAAGTAA
- a CDS encoding DUF92 domain-containing protein, with the protein MRLIHTASVLLASGQPSLIAGSLRARWIPAALLTAVFAISAYWLRGVTRNGAIAGAMIAFTLYLGAGSGGFLGLVSVFVLAFVSSRLGYARKQQLGIAESKQGRSAAQVWANLGAAAACAVLALAFPLQPWLIAMVSALAEAAADTASSECGEALSEQAYLITDFRAVPVGTNGAVSAQGTLSALLAALVVAGICAAAATIPFRAVIVVAGAAMIGTTADSYLGATLERRSVIGNNAVNFAGTTLAAVVGFALARLFH; encoded by the coding sequence GTGCGGCTCATCCACACAGCAAGCGTGCTCCTTGCATCAGGTCAGCCCAGCCTGATCGCTGGCTCACTGCGTGCGCGTTGGATACCGGCGGCCCTGCTGACTGCGGTATTTGCCATTTCGGCATATTGGCTGCGTGGCGTCACGCGCAATGGCGCCATCGCCGGAGCCATGATAGCTTTCACGCTTTACCTGGGTGCTGGGAGTGGCGGTTTCCTCGGGCTGGTGTCGGTATTTGTTCTCGCCTTCGTTTCATCGCGCCTTGGCTATGCTCGCAAACAGCAGCTCGGGATCGCAGAGAGCAAACAAGGCCGCTCGGCGGCTCAGGTATGGGCTAATCTGGGCGCCGCCGCAGCTTGTGCAGTGCTGGCGCTCGCCTTCCCGCTTCAACCCTGGCTTATCGCGATGGTGTCTGCTCTGGCGGAAGCGGCAGCAGATACCGCATCCAGCGAATGTGGAGAGGCGCTAAGCGAGCAAGCTTATTTGATCACTGATTTTCGTGCTGTTCCTGTCGGAACCAACGGTGCAGTCAGCGCCCAGGGGACACTTTCCGCACTGCTCGCTGCATTGGTTGTTGCAGGCATCTGCGCAGCCGCAGCGACGATTCCCTTTCGTGCCGTTATCGTGGTTGCTGGGGCTGCTATGATCGGCACGACCGCTGATAGCTACCTGGGCGCTACCCTGGAGCGCCGTTCCGTGATCGGCAATAATGCTGTGAACTTCGCAGGCACAACGCTGGCGGCGGTGGTCGGATTCGCACTCGCCAGACTGTTTCATTGA
- a CDS encoding D-aminoacylase produces MHKSILAFLLFLLTLSGFAQQFDTLIRHGRVIDGSGNPWTYADVGIKGDRITLVGRAPEGATARQTIDATGLVVTPGFIDMLGQSEVNLLIDRGAFSKLTQGITTDITGEGESIAPQNDATIAAAKDFLEHFKLQVDWRDLDGYFRRLQQQGSGINIGTYVGAAQVRELVIGRENRAPTPEELKRMQQLVEAAMRQGAMGLSTALIYAPGNYARTDELIALAQVAAAYGGIYASHIRSESNLEPQALEEAFRIGREAHIPVEIFHLKVSGKQNWGKMQDVVAAVEKARAEGIDVTADQYPYLAGATSLGATIPPQYHAGGTDAFLARLRDPKQRNAIRNDLSNSQTSFENWWLLAGPERILVNSVLDQSLARYQGKTVAQIAEMDHKDPLDALMDLVIADRDNTGAIYFVMNEDDLRLAMQQPWVSVGTDYGEVSPTGPLSEGNAHPRAYGSFPRILGTYVRQQHVLRLEEAIRKFTSLPAQRVRLTDRGLLRVGYFADITIFDAEKINDVATYTDPNRPSVGVRYVWVNGVLSLVDGKLTGKVGGRPLRGPGYMPLSLARKQ; encoded by the coding sequence ATGCACAAATCGATCCTTGCATTTCTACTCTTCCTGCTGACACTAAGCGGGTTTGCTCAGCAATTTGACACCCTCATTCGCCATGGCCGTGTCATCGACGGCAGCGGCAACCCCTGGACCTATGCCGACGTAGGCATTAAAGGCGACCGGATCACCTTGGTCGGCCGTGCACCTGAAGGCGCTACCGCCCGCCAAACCATCGATGCCACAGGATTGGTCGTGACGCCCGGCTTTATCGACATGCTGGGACAGTCGGAAGTCAACTTACTCATCGACCGGGGCGCTTTTAGCAAGCTGACCCAGGGAATTACGACGGACATTACCGGCGAAGGTGAGTCGATCGCGCCGCAAAACGATGCCACCATTGCCGCTGCCAAGGACTTTCTCGAACACTTCAAATTGCAGGTGGATTGGCGCGATCTCGACGGCTACTTTCGCAGGCTGCAGCAGCAAGGCTCGGGCATAAACATTGGCACCTATGTGGGTGCGGCACAAGTGCGTGAGCTGGTAATTGGCCGGGAGAATCGCGCCCCTACGCCTGAGGAGCTGAAGCGCATGCAGCAATTGGTGGAAGCTGCCATGCGCCAGGGCGCTATGGGACTCTCCACCGCGCTGATCTATGCCCCAGGAAATTACGCGCGCACGGATGAGTTGATCGCTCTGGCGCAAGTGGCAGCTGCTTATGGCGGCATCTATGCTTCCCACATTCGCAGTGAAAGCAATCTTGAGCCTCAGGCACTGGAAGAGGCATTCCGGATCGGAAGAGAGGCTCACATCCCGGTTGAGATCTTTCACCTCAAAGTCTCCGGCAAGCAGAACTGGGGAAAGATGCAGGACGTGGTGGCAGCCGTTGAGAAGGCTCGCGCAGAGGGGATTGATGTCACCGCGGATCAGTATCCCTATCTGGCCGGCGCCACCTCTCTAGGGGCCACCATTCCGCCGCAATATCATGCCGGCGGGACCGATGCCTTCCTGGCCAGGTTGCGCGATCCCAAGCAACGCAACGCCATCCGTAATGATCTTTCAAATTCGCAGACTTCGTTTGAAAACTGGTGGCTCCTGGCCGGCCCCGAGCGGATTCTGGTGAATTCAGTGCTCGATCAGTCGCTGGCGCGCTATCAGGGAAAAACCGTGGCACAGATTGCAGAGATGGATCATAAGGATCCCCTCGACGCACTCATGGATCTGGTCATCGCCGATCGCGACAACACCGGTGCCATCTATTTCGTCATGAATGAAGACGATCTACGTTTGGCGATGCAGCAGCCTTGGGTGAGCGTCGGAACCGACTACGGGGAAGTGAGCCCGACCGGTCCCCTGTCAGAGGGAAACGCGCATCCGCGCGCCTATGGCAGCTTCCCACGCATTCTCGGCACTTACGTTCGCCAGCAGCATGTGCTGAGGTTGGAGGAAGCGATCCGCAAATTCACCTCCCTTCCCGCTCAGCGGGTGAGGCTCACTGATCGTGGGTTGCTGCGCGTGGGATATTTTGCAGATATCACGATCTTCGATGCGGAGAAGATCAACGACGTTGCCACGTATACGGATCCCAACCGGCCCTCGGTCGGTGTGCGATACGTCTGGGTCAACGGTGTCCTTTCGCTGGTCGATGGAAAGCTCACGGGGAAAGTCGGGGGCAGGCCGCTGCGCGGACCCGGATATATGCCCTTGTCCTTGGCTCGCAAGCAATGA
- a CDS encoding YdcF family protein has translation MTAVPPPVDRPARQRTTAALLVVALLVFVIAAGLVRIASLISRQAGQNEIRPADAIVVFGAAEYSGHPSPVYRARLEHAFSLFEKGIAPVVITTGGAAEDPTYSEGGVGRDFLARRGIPDVNLIAETQGGNTAESAARVAVIMKANGMRTALVVSDAYHIFRIKAMMAKEGIEAYGAPRPDSLPHSPWGRIEGVVREAMSYSLWRLHIT, from the coding sequence ATGACCGCAGTTCCTCCTCCTGTTGATCGGCCTGCGAGGCAGCGCACGACCGCGGCTCTCCTGGTCGTGGCCCTTCTTGTGTTTGTGATCGCAGCCGGACTGGTGCGAATCGCTTCGCTGATCTCGCGCCAGGCGGGGCAAAACGAGATTCGCCCCGCAGATGCCATCGTGGTCTTCGGGGCAGCGGAGTATTCAGGGCATCCTTCGCCCGTCTATCGTGCACGCCTGGAGCACGCCTTTAGCTTGTTTGAGAAGGGAATCGCACCCGTAGTGATTACGACTGGGGGAGCGGCCGAGGATCCAACCTATAGCGAAGGTGGCGTAGGGCGCGACTTCCTGGCCCGCCGCGGCATTCCTGACGTTAATCTCATTGCCGAGACCCAAGGTGGAAATACCGCGGAATCGGCGGCGCGGGTTGCGGTGATCATGAAAGCCAACGGCATGCGGACCGCCCTGGTGGTTAGCGATGCCTACCATATCTTCCGGATCAAGGCCATGATGGCGAAGGAAGGAATTGAAGCCTATGGCGCGCCTCGGCCGGACTCGCTCCCTCATTCTCCCTGGGGCCGGATAGAAGGGGTGGTTCGGGAAGCGATGAGCTACTCTCTCTGGAGGCTGCACATCACGTAG
- a CDS encoding L-threonylcarbamoyladenylate synthase, with amino-acid sequence MRAEIIKIHQTAPEPSLIAYAAEKIRQGEVLGMPTDTFYGLAADPLNLRAVDRIYEIKSRGRHKPLSLLIESIEQAEELTRPLPEEFYALARKFWPGPLTLIVKASSRLPLKVTANTGNVALRVPAATIPVEVIRISGLPITATSANLSGAAECTTAEAVREQLKDRLSIILDGGPSPRHVPSTIVDLSEDGEWRVQREGAIPTQEIVNALGQAFSEG; translated from the coding sequence TTGCGCGCGGAAATCATCAAGATTCACCAGACCGCTCCGGAACCCTCGCTCATAGCCTATGCCGCCGAGAAGATTCGGCAGGGCGAGGTGCTAGGGATGCCCACGGACACGTTTTACGGACTGGCGGCCGATCCGCTCAATTTGCGGGCGGTTGATCGCATCTACGAAATCAAATCGCGCGGCCGTCACAAGCCGCTCTCTCTGCTCATCGAAAGCATTGAGCAGGCCGAGGAATTGACGCGTCCTCTACCGGAAGAGTTCTATGCGCTGGCGCGCAAGTTCTGGCCCGGGCCGCTGACCTTGATTGTCAAAGCATCGTCGCGGCTGCCGCTGAAGGTCACGGCCAATACCGGCAATGTTGCGCTGAGAGTGCCGGCAGCGACGATTCCGGTAGAAGTAATCCGAATTTCCGGCCTGCCTATTACCGCTACTTCAGCCAATCTGAGCGGGGCAGCGGAATGCACCACAGCGGAAGCGGTGCGCGAGCAACTCAAAGACCGGCTCTCGATTATTCTCGATGGCGGCCCCTCACCGCGCCACGTGCCCTCGACCATCGTTGACCTGAGCGAAGATGGGGAATGGCGAGTGCAGCGGGAGGGCGCGATTCCTACCCAGGAGATCGTCAACGCGCTGGGTCAGGCCTTTAGCGAAGGATGA
- a CDS encoding RNA methyltransferase, with translation MPSSELDRLRKITSRQNSQVKELRHAFQQAETTSDGYCAIEGIRLIEEAIRSGLRFKAVFFRQSAHEQAERLLPQLSTHLDTLLLPDDVFDGAVDTETPQGVAALVRLRDYKLEQVLARPVPFLMGAVGIQDPGNLGTIIRSSEAFGADALLAAEKTVKRFNPKVIRASAGSLFRLPVLDWSEEDLGRLREKSIKLVATTSHKGEDLDAVDLTGPLAVFIGGEGTGLPRAYMAQMQQLVRIPQSERVESLNAGVAASIVLYEAARQRKKLEGATS, from the coding sequence ATGCCAAGCTCCGAGCTAGACCGCCTGCGGAAGATCACGAGCCGCCAGAATTCTCAGGTCAAAGAGTTGCGCCACGCCTTCCAGCAGGCGGAGACCACATCCGACGGCTATTGCGCCATCGAGGGCATCCGGCTGATCGAGGAGGCGATCCGCAGCGGCTTGCGCTTTAAGGCGGTCTTTTTTCGCCAATCAGCACACGAACAGGCGGAACGTTTGTTGCCGCAATTGTCCACTCACTTGGACACGCTGCTGCTCCCCGATGATGTTTTTGACGGTGCGGTGGACACCGAAACTCCGCAGGGCGTGGCGGCGCTTGTACGTTTACGAGATTACAAGCTGGAGCAGGTGCTGGCGCGCCCCGTTCCGTTCCTCATGGGCGCCGTTGGCATCCAGGACCCGGGGAACCTCGGTACCATCATTCGATCCTCCGAAGCTTTTGGCGCCGATGCCTTGCTGGCGGCTGAGAAAACGGTGAAACGATTTAATCCCAAGGTCATCCGGGCGTCGGCCGGATCGCTCTTTCGGCTGCCTGTTCTGGATTGGTCCGAGGAGGATTTGGGCCGCCTGCGGGAAAAATCCATCAAATTAGTCGCGACTACATCGCACAAAGGCGAGGATCTCGATGCCGTTGATCTCACCGGGCCTTTGGCTGTCTTCATCGGTGGGGAAGGAACTGGTCTCCCGCGCGCCTACATGGCTCAAATGCAGCAACTGGTGCGTATTCCCCAGTCGGAGCGCGTAGAATCGTTGAATGCCGGCGTGGCGGCGTCAATTGTGCTGTATGAGGCCGCACGACAGAGAAAGAAACTGGAGGGTGCCACATCGTAG